One Pseudanabaena sp. BC1403 genomic window carries:
- a CDS encoding prolyl oligopeptidase family serine peptidase — translation MNQRSLIFPIILASLAFTTSPAAAQYSGLGKDSLDPAILKQYAPTALPPAITRPIESILDVRSPGLGMVTPDGKQMFFTWGITGTVQVWRLDGAQKFPVQVTGGQDATTISGMTPDGKYLILSRDRQGEENPGLYLQSTKGGELEPIQHLKGVRTSLQYVGNDSRIIYFSANDIKPDSDVIYRYDLQTKKKVQISGGDGIWWIADVYVNPQTGDREKFLFAKATGSQSQEYYEYDVKTRQTTPLIGQNEKEEYSISYGVKADEYLVLTQKFSEFRRLYHYKDKKFTPITPELKADVADFNIDNQRQRILYSINDGGYSRLRAISANTFEEIKLPDFTNADHVYTGSTTRNGRFTTIGVETAKAPRLSYIYDWQTQKLTQWVLPSTPEIDTSKFAAAKLENYTTRDGTPIPMFVYSSPQCENTVQNPLEKPCPVIVHFHGGPEGQSTPGFNRYAQLFVNAGFVFVEPNVRGSDGYGKTWLNADNGRDRLKVVTDIEDASIYIRKNWQINGITPKIGIVGGSYGGYSALLGMSKFSGSYDAGVSIVGISNLVTFLNNTAPYRRILRISEYGDPVKDLDALIELSPVTYSDRIKAPLLIIQGANDPRVPVGEAIQIQKILEQKKIPSQLVIFPDEGHGSSKRSNQVLQIGYTLDFFKKYLQK, via the coding sequence ATGAACCAGCGATCGCTAATTTTTCCAATTATTCTTGCTAGCCTTGCATTCACAACTTCACCTGCGGCGGCTCAATATTCAGGTTTAGGTAAAGATAGCCTCGATCCTGCAATTCTGAAACAGTATGCTCCTACAGCATTACCACCAGCGATAACGCGCCCAATTGAATCCATTTTGGATGTGCGATCGCCCGGGCTAGGCATGGTGACACCCGATGGGAAGCAGATGTTCTTTACATGGGGAATTACGGGAACTGTGCAAGTATGGAGACTAGATGGAGCGCAAAAATTCCCTGTACAAGTAACAGGCGGACAGGATGCCACAACCATTTCAGGAATGACTCCTGACGGTAAATACTTAATACTGTCACGCGATCGCCAAGGCGAAGAAAATCCAGGGCTATATTTGCAATCGACAAAGGGCGGAGAATTAGAGCCAATTCAGCACTTAAAAGGTGTGCGGACTTCGCTGCAATATGTAGGAAATGACTCACGCATTATTTATTTCAGTGCCAATGACATCAAGCCCGACTCGGATGTAATCTACCGTTATGATTTGCAGACCAAAAAGAAGGTGCAAATCTCTGGTGGTGATGGCATTTGGTGGATTGCTGATGTATATGTGAATCCTCAAACAGGCGATCGCGAAAAGTTTCTCTTTGCCAAAGCCACAGGTAGCCAATCGCAGGAATATTACGAATACGATGTTAAAACTAGACAAACTACGCCTCTAATCGGTCAAAACGAGAAAGAAGAATACAGTATTAGCTACGGTGTAAAGGCTGATGAATATCTCGTACTAACCCAAAAATTCAGCGAATTTCGCCGCCTTTATCATTACAAAGACAAAAAATTCACACCAATTACACCAGAGCTAAAAGCAGATGTAGCTGACTTTAATATTGACAATCAACGCCAACGCATTCTTTACTCAATTAATGATGGAGGTTACTCTCGTTTAAGGGCGATCTCGGCTAATACCTTCGAGGAAATTAAGTTACCCGATTTTACAAACGCCGATCATGTCTACACAGGCTCCACTACTCGCAATGGCCGCTTTACGACTATCGGTGTAGAAACTGCCAAAGCCCCACGTCTCAGCTATATTTACGATTGGCAAACTCAGAAACTAACCCAATGGGTACTGCCTAGCACTCCCGAAATCGATACTAGCAAGTTTGCCGCAGCTAAGCTCGAAAACTACACAACGCGAGATGGCACACCGATTCCCATGTTTGTGTATAGTTCTCCTCAATGCGAAAACACTGTCCAAAATCCACTCGAAAAGCCATGTCCAGTCATCGTGCACTTTCACGGTGGGCCAGAAGGACAAAGTACACCAGGGTTCAATCGTTATGCACAATTATTTGTGAATGCAGGATTTGTATTTGTGGAACCAAATGTGCGCGGTAGTGATGGCTATGGTAAAACTTGGCTCAATGCTGACAATGGACGCGATCGCCTGAAGGTTGTCACAGACATCGAAGATGCGTCGATTTATATCCGCAAAAATTGGCAGATTAACGGGATCACGCCCAAAATCGGTATTGTTGGCGGGAGCTATGGTGGCTATTCTGCTCTACTCGGGATGTCCAAATTTTCAGGTAGTTATGATGCAGGTGTATCTATTGTGGGGATTAGCAATCTAGTCACTTTTTTAAATAACACCGCACCTTATCGCCGCATTCTTCGCATTAGTGAATATGGTGATCCTGTTAAGGATCTTGATGCTCTAATTGAGTTATCACCTGTGACCTATAGCGATCGCATCAAAGCTCCCTTGCTAATTATCCAAGGTGCTAACGATCCGCGTGTTCCTGTTGGGGAAGCCATCCAAATTCAAAAAATTCTAGAGCAGAAAAAAATTCCCTCGCAACTCGTCATCTTCCCCGATGAAGGTCACGGCTCTAGCAAGCGCAGCAACCAAGTTTTGCAAATTGGATATACTCTCGACTTCTTCAAAAAGTATTTACAAAAATAA
- a CDS encoding (2Fe-2S) ferredoxin domain-containing protein, whose product MNTPTNYLGLLYGQVKLKKKNNLACILICQKSDCWKNGGKEVYQRLEEELRDRGLSNRVQIQKTGCQKRCKQAPNLVIMPNKDHHSYVKSSQVESLLNRYFGDRFN is encoded by the coding sequence GTGAATACTCCCACGAACTATTTAGGATTGTTATATGGTCAGGTAAAATTGAAGAAAAAGAATAATTTAGCTTGTATTTTGATTTGCCAAAAATCAGACTGTTGGAAAAATGGTGGCAAAGAGGTTTATCAGCGCTTGGAAGAAGAATTACGCGATCGCGGCTTAAGTAATCGCGTCCAAATCCAAAAGACAGGATGCCAGAAGCGATGCAAACAAGCACCTAATTTGGTAATCATGCCTAATAAGGATCACCATAGCTATGTTAAGTCGTCACAGGTTGAGAGCTTACTAAATCGATATTTTGGCGATCGCTTCAACTAA
- the thrC gene encoding threonine synthase, protein MIDTRLDLYPASTVPHGWPGLICRYADYLPVTDQTPIVTLHEGNTPLIPAIALSQRLGRNIKVLLKYDGLNPTGSFKDRGMTMAISKAKEAGSTAVICASTGNTSAAAAAYAKRGGLKAFVLIPDGKIALGKLSQALIYGAEVIAIDGNFDQALEIVREMSEKFPITLVNSVNPYRLEGQKTAAFELVEAIGDAPDWLCIPMGNAGNITAYWMGFSQYHALGKSTKLPRMMGFQAAGSAPLVTGKIFDQPETIATAIRIGNPANWAKALRVREESDGAFNSVTDVEILSAYKFLAGEEGVFCEPASAASVAGLLKVSDQIPSGATIVCVLTGNGIKDPDTAIACAESKLHKGIAPDITSVAKVMGF, encoded by the coding sequence GTGATTGATACTCGTCTCGATCTTTACCCTGCCTCTACAGTTCCTCATGGTTGGCCAGGACTGATATGTCGCTATGCGGATTATTTGCCAGTTACTGACCAGACCCCGATCGTAACTTTGCATGAAGGCAATACCCCCCTTATTCCTGCGATCGCTCTAAGCCAGAGGCTCGGACGCAATATCAAAGTCTTGCTCAAATATGACGGGCTTAACCCTACTGGCAGCTTTAAAGATCGTGGCATGACCATGGCAATCTCTAAAGCCAAGGAGGCTGGTTCGACAGCAGTAATTTGTGCAAGTACAGGTAATACATCGGCGGCAGCAGCTGCCTATGCTAAGCGTGGGGGATTGAAGGCTTTCGTATTAATTCCTGACGGCAAAATTGCCCTCGGCAAATTGAGTCAAGCTCTAATTTATGGTGCAGAAGTAATTGCGATCGATGGCAACTTTGACCAAGCCTTAGAAATCGTGCGGGAAATGTCTGAGAAATTCCCGATTACTCTAGTTAATTCTGTCAATCCTTATCGTCTAGAAGGACAAAAAACGGCTGCCTTTGAACTGGTGGAAGCGATCGGTGATGCTCCTGATTGGCTCTGTATTCCCATGGGAAATGCAGGAAATATCACCGCCTATTGGATGGGATTTTCGCAGTACCATGCATTAGGGAAGTCTACGAAGTTGCCTCGCATGATGGGCTTTCAAGCGGCTGGTTCCGCACCGTTAGTGACGGGCAAAATTTTTGATCAACCTGAAACGATCGCTACTGCGATCAGAATTGGTAATCCTGCCAACTGGGCAAAAGCTCTCAGGGTAAGGGAAGAAAGCGACGGTGCTTTTAATAGTGTCACTGATGTTGAGATTTTGTCAGCCTACAAGTTCTTAGCAGGTGAAGAGGGTGTATTCTGTGAACCTGCAAGTGCAGCTTCGGTCGCTGGTTTGCTGAAAGTTAGTGATCAAATTCCTTCAGGAGCAACAATTGTCTGTGTCTTAACAGGCAATGGCATAAAAGATCCTGACACTGCGATCGCTTGCGCCGAATCTAAATTACACAAAGGCATCGCGCCAGATATTACGAGTGTTGCAAAAGTAATGGGCTTTTAA